The Terriglobales bacterium DNA window CGGTCGCGGGTTTCAATGCGCGGCAGCAGCTCCTGCAGCACTTCGCCCAGATCGCCCAGCAACGCGATGTCCACCTTTACATTCTTGTTGATTTCCGCCGGATCGATCTCTACGTGAATCTTTTTGGCCGTGGGCGCATAAGTCTTCAGGTTGCCGGTCACGCGGTCGTCGAAGCGCATGCCGAACGCCAGCAGCAGGTCGGCCTCCTGGATCGCGTGATTCACCCACGCTTCTCCGTGCATGCCCATCATGCCGAGGTTTAGGGGATGCCCAGCCGGAACACCGCCGATTCCCAGCAGGGTCATGGCAATGGGGATGTGCGCTTTTTCAGCAAAATCCTTCACCAGACGAGTCGCGCCGGAGAGAATGACTCCGTGGCCAGCCAGGATCACCGGGCGCTGCGCGCTGTTGATCATCGCCACCGCTTTCTCGTAATCCTCGGCGGCGGGTGAAAGGTCAGGGCGATACCCGGGCAGCTGTGGCTTGGCCGCCTCCCAATCGAACTTGCAACTGCCCTGCTGGGCATCTTTCGTTATGTCGATCAACACTGGACCCGGCCGCCCCGACTGCGCGATGTAGAACGCTTCGCGGATCGTCCGCGCAATGTCTTCCGCATGTGTCACCAGGTAATTGTGCTTGGTGATCGGCAGGGTCACGCCGGTGATGTCGGTTTCCTGGAAGGCATCGGAGCCAATCAGCTTGCTCCCCACCTGCCCCGTGATGCAGACGATCGGCGAGGAATCCAGCATTGCCGTGGCAATGCCGGTAACCATGTTGGTGGCGCCAGGGCCGGAAGTTGCAATCGCAACGCCCACGCCGCCTCCTGCGCGCGCAAAGCCATCGGCCATGTGCGTCGCGCCCTGTTCGTGGCGCACCAGGACATGGTGAATGTCATATTTCGTCAGCGCATCATAGGTTGGCAGGATTGCGCCACCGGGATAGCCGAATACATGCCGCACACCCTCGCGCAGGAGGCATTCCCAAACAATTTCCGCACCTGTCTTGATCATCGGTACCTTCCTACTGCTTCTTGCTGAATTTTTGTCACCGTTTCAGTCCCGGCACGCGCACTCCAATCCGAAGTTGTGGCGCCGTGCGATGCGGACGACACCATCACTGCGTATTTACCCATGACTCCGGTGGGATAGCGCAGTGCAGGCTGCTTCCAAGCGGACAGCCTCGACTTCAGTTCTGCATCGCTCAGCTCAACCTGCAATTTTCGTGTCGGAATATCGATCTCGATGATGTCGCCGTCGCGGACGGCGGCAATCGGCCCGCCATAGGCCGCTTCGGGAGCCACATGTCCCGCCATGAACCCATGGGTCGCTCCGGAGAAGCGCCCGTCGGTGAGCAGAGCTACAGATTCTCCTAGCCCTGCGCCAGTAATCGCCGCTGTTACCGCGAGCATCTCGCGCATTCCCGGACCACCGCGCGGGCCTTCGTAGCGGATAACCACTACATCGCCAGCCTTGATCTCGCCCGCCTGGACCGAAGCGAACGCCAGGTCCTCGTTGTCGAAAACCCGTGCCGGGCCGCGATGATGCTGGATCTCATGCCCGGCGATCTTCATCACGCAGCCATCGGGCGACAGGTTCCCCTTCAGGATTACCAGGCCGCCGTTCGGCTTGATCGGATTGGAAATCGGACGGACCACTTCTTGCCCCGGCGCTTCTACTGCCTGGTCGGCTTCCGCGGCCATGGTCTTTCCGCTGACTGTCAGACAATCGCCATTGAGCCGCCCGGCCTGTTGCAAGCGCTGCGCCAGAAGGCGCGCTCCACCTGCGTGGTACATGTCGGTAGCCATGAAGCGGCCTCCGGGTTTCAGGTCGGCCAGCAAGGGTACGCGCGCGCTGATGCGATCGAAGTCATCGATATCGAGCTCAATCCCCAGTTCGCTCGCAATGGCAAGGAGGTGCAGAACGGCATTGGTGGATCCCCCGCTGGCGGCCACACTGGCGATGGCGTTCTCAATCGCCTCGCGCGTGATGATCTGAGAAGGGCGAATATCGCGGCGGAACAGCTCCATCACCATCGCTCCCGCTTCCCCCCCTACATCTTTCTTATGGCCGTCGAGGGCGGGAACGTCATTGGCCCCCATCGGCGAGATTCCCAGGAATTCGCAGACCGTCGCCATCGTGTTGGCTGTGAATTGTCCGCCGCAGGCGCCGGCCCCGGGACAGGCGTGATTCTCCAGATCAGCGAGCTCGGCATCAGTCATGCGCCCACGAGCGTGAGCGCCGACCGCTTCAAAAACATCCTGGATGGAAACATCGTGCCCCTGGAATCGTCCCGGAGCGATCGAGCCGCCATAGAGCATCAGCCCCGGAATATCCAGGCGGCACAGCGCCATCACCGTTCCCGGGATCGTTTTGTCGCAGCCTGAAAGCGCTACCAGTCCATCGAACAGGTTGCCGCGAGCCACCAACTCGATCGAGTCTGCGATCACCTCACGGCTTATCAGCGAAGTCTTCATCCCCTCGCTGCCCATAGTGATCCCGTCGGAGATCGAAACCGTGTTGAACTCCATCGGCGTGCCACCTGCCCGCCGTATGCCTTCCTTCACAGCAGCCCCAAGTTCACGCAGGTGGTAGTTGCACGGTCCCACCTCGATCCAGGTGTTGGCCACGCCGATGATCGGCCGACGGAGGTCTTCA harbors:
- the ilvB gene encoding biosynthetic-type acetolactate synthase large subunit: MIKTGAEIVWECLLREGVRHVFGYPGGAILPTYDALTKYDIHHVLVRHEQGATHMADGFARAGGGVGVAIATSGPGATNMVTGIATAMLDSSPIVCITGQVGSKLIGSDAFQETDITGVTLPITKHNYLVTHAEDIARTIREAFYIAQSGRPGPVLIDITKDAQQGSCKFDWEAAKPQLPGYRPDLSPAAEDYEKAVAMINSAQRPVILAGHGVILSGATRLVKDFAEKAHIPIAMTLLGIGGVPAGHPLNLGMMGMHGEAWVNHAIQEADLLLAFGMRFDDRVTGNLKTYAPTAKKIHVEIDPAEINKNVKVDIALLGDLGEVLQELLPRIETRDRSEWLSHIRELKGDSAVRDIQNLPDSGHLYAAHVINDLWRETKGRALVVTDVGQHQMWEAQYYHHDQPRSLITSGGLGTMGFALPAAIGAKFARPDAEVWVVVGDGGFQMTMAELATIAQEKIDVKIAIINNGFLGMVRQWQEFFYEKRYAATPLLNPDFAKLADAYGIRSFTVSERKDVIPTVQETRQHPAAALIDFRVEQEDSVYPMVPAGADLHAMIRRPAPIWETGSDE
- the ilvD gene encoding dihydroxy-acid dehydratase, producing the protein MANEAKRRSAAITEGPNRAPARAMFKAVGFTDEDLRRPIIGVANTWIEVGPCNYHLRELGAAVKEGIRRAGGTPMEFNTVSISDGITMGSEGMKTSLISREVIADSIELVARGNLFDGLVALSGCDKTIPGTVMALCRLDIPGLMLYGGSIAPGRFQGHDVSIQDVFEAVGAHARGRMTDAELADLENHACPGAGACGGQFTANTMATVCEFLGISPMGANDVPALDGHKKDVGGEAGAMVMELFRRDIRPSQIITREAIENAIASVAASGGSTNAVLHLLAIASELGIELDIDDFDRISARVPLLADLKPGGRFMATDMYHAGGARLLAQRLQQAGRLNGDCLTVSGKTMAAEADQAVEAPGQEVVRPISNPIKPNGGLVILKGNLSPDGCVMKIAGHEIQHHRGPARVFDNEDLAFASVQAGEIKAGDVVVIRYEGPRGGPGMREMLAVTAAITGAGLGESVALLTDGRFSGATHGFMAGHVAPEAAYGGPIAAVRDGDIIEIDIPTRKLQVELSDAELKSRLSAWKQPALRYPTGVMGKYAVMVSSASHGATTSDWSARAGTETVTKIQQEAVGRYR